The following coding sequences are from one Brienomyrus brachyistius isolate T26 chromosome 2, BBRACH_0.4, whole genome shotgun sequence window:
- the rhbdd3 gene encoding rhomboid domain-containing protein 3 has translation MMLKPWEFVSSIFGSRRPGFPLGTAVLLALILSAWFGGIRSSLSIAPGTSFPGLQVYRLLLYAFSHEELPSLLYSAALLVSLGRIQEQRWGTVAFLGLSILSAAFPALIYASLMWVAGTQSSRICGYSGAHMAMFTAQCRCLKQRRLPRWVSAWLLPLMLLLMNLTLLPTSSLLFHVCAIFIGFFYSPALTRWLQKGETLACWGFLPTWAFVAAFSRDWLPTHSTDQRSVLLPESYQPTGQADQWVGLPSIPSVPDWLGERVAIPALETQLLDEEMLRVGILASLQDTPERPGDKVEVPKSSVSSLRLQQLERMGFPTEKAVVALAATGQLDGAISLLINDSVGEEAVVTSQGRRPTSSWSS, from the exons ATGATGCTTAAGCCCTGGGAATTCGTGTCTTCCATTTTTGGGTCGCGTCGCCCAGGGTTTCCACTGGGGACTGCGGTTTTGCTAGCTTTGATCCTATCAGCGTGGTTCGGGGGCATCCGAAGCAGCCTGTCGATCGCTCCAGGCACATCTTTCCCAGGACTGCAAG TGTATCGTTTGTTACTCTACGCCTTCAGCCATGAGGAACTGCCCTCGCTGCTGTatagcgccgccctgctggtgtCGCTCGGGCGCATCCAGGAGCAGCGGTGGGGGACCGTGGCTTTCCTGGGCTTATCTATCCTGTCAGCTGCTTTCCCAGCGCTAATCTACGCCTCTCTTATGTGGGTGGCCGGCACACAGAGCAGCCGGATCTGCGGTTATTCTGGCGCTCACATGGCAATGTTCACGGCGCAGTGTCGCTGTTTGAAGCAGAGACGCCTCCCTCGCTGGGTGTCCGCCTGGTTGCTTCCCTTGATGCTTTTGCTCATGAACCTAACACTGCTGCCCACTTCATCACTTCTGTTCCATGTTTGCGCCATATTCATTGGTTTTTTCT ACAGCCCAGCTTTGACCAGATGGCTGCAGAAAGGGGAGACGCTTGCATGCTGGGGCTTCCTGCCAACATGGGCATTTGTGGCTGCGTTCTCCAGAGATTGGCTGCccacccacagcactgaccagAG ATCTGTGCTGCTCCCTGAATCTTATCAGCCTACTGGGCAAGCTGATCAGTGGGTGGGACTTCCATCCATACCATCTgtgcctgattggctgggggagAGGGTGGCCATTCCTGCGCTAGAGACTCAGCTATTGGATGAGGAGATGCTGAGAGTGGGAATATTGGCCTCGCTCCAAGACACCCCAGAAAGGCCGGGGGACAAAGTGGAGGTCCCTAAGTCTTCTGTATCATCACTGCG GCTACAGCAGCTTGAAAGAATGGGCTTTCCCACAGAGAAAGCAGTTGTGGCTCTGGCAGCCACGGGGCAGCTAGATGGCGCCATTTCCCTGCTGATCAATGACAGTGTCGGGGAAGAGGCCGTGGTGACGTCCCAAGGGAGACGGCCGACTTCATCATGGAGCAGCTGA